The Gemmatimonadaceae bacterium genome segment AGCCTCGGGCGCATTCCGGGTGCACTCGTGATCTCGCGAGGAAATCTCGAGTCGAAGGTCGAGGCTCTCGTGCCGCGCGGCGCGATGATCGTCGCCTACTGTGCCAACGGCAACCGGTCGGCGTTCGCCGCCGAGACCATGGAAGTGATGGGCTACCGGAACGTGACATCGCTGCGCGAAGGCTTCCGCGGCTGGGTCGACGCCGGCGGCGACGTCGAGGACTGAGGGGCCGGAGGCGGTGCCATGAAGCCGCTCGAGGCGCTGCTCGCGCACCGCGACATCGCGCGATTGGCCCGCGCCCTGGCGGCGCATCCCGGACGCGAAGTCGTACCCGAGGGGCACGTCCGGTACGCGGCCACTGCGGCCACGCTACGCATGGGCGCGTCGGAGCCGGAACTGCTGCTCATCCGCCGCGCCGAGCTGGAGCGAGACCCGTGGAGCGGCCACGTGGCGTGGCCCGGCGGGCGCATGGAGCCGGGCGACCCCGATCTCATGGCGACGGCGGTTCGCGAAACACTCGAGGAAACGGGGATCGATCTGGCGTCCGAGGGGCGGATGCTCGGCACGCTTGACGACATCCACCCGCGCACGCCGGCCCTCCCGCCCATCCTGGTGCGACCGTTCGTGGCCGTGGTGGCGGGTGAGGCGCGCCTCACCCCGAGTCGCGAGGTGGCCGGTCATGCGTGGGTGCCGCTGCCGGCATTGCTGGACGAGACCAATTGGGGCACGGCGCCGATCGCCATCCGCACGCTCGGCGTGCAGGTGCGGCCGGTGTTTCGCTTCGCCGGGCTGCAGGTGTGGGGGATGACCGAATACATGCTTCGTCAACTCGTCACGAGGTACCGCGAGACGCCGGGTGTCGACGGCTAGCCCCGCGGAAGCTCCGACATGATGGCCAGCGTGTTGTGGTCCAGGTCCTTGAAGAACGTCATCCAGAGATCGCCCTTGGGCATGGGCGCGACGACGTGGGGTTCGTCCACGAATTGCACGCCGCGCGCCTTCAGCGCCTGATAGGCATCCCGCACATCGGGGACATCGAAGTAAAGAATCGACCCCGGATGATCCTGCTCCGCGTTCTCGGGCCGGCCGAGCATGAGCCGGATGCCGCCGGCGTCGAAGAAGGCGAGGTTGGGGACCGCGAACAGGAGCTTCATGCCGAGCGTGTCGCGGTAGAAGGCGGTGGCCCGGTCGAGGTCGTGGACGGTGACCGCGATCTGGCCGATGCGGGAGAGGCCGGGGTCGTTGGGGATGGACATGGAAGCCTCGGGGAAGGCGGCGCGGAGTGGGACCATGCGCGCGGGTTGTCGCGGGCAGCGCACGGTGTGGTCGAGATACACTAACCAAAGGCCGATCATGCCGTCCAGACGGTCCCCGGCCGATGGCCTGCGGGACGCGCCGCCCAAGACCGCCGCTCGAGCGGGTGCTCCGGGCCGACCGGCGATAGCTTCCAAGCATGCTGGCGCTCCTCGCTCCGCTGCTCGTGTTTCAAACCGCCATGCCGGCCGTCGCTTCGCGTGCGGCGGACGTCGGGGCAACCGGCGGACCGCGGATGATCGCGATTGACGAACGGCTGGCGGCCGACGAGCACCTGCGCGTGGGAGACCGGCTGGTGGTGCGCGCGACACCCACCGGCGTCGGCGACACGGTGGTGGTGGGGGCGATCGTCCGTCGCGCTGCCGATCCGTCGGAAGTGGCCCGCGGTGAATACCGCGTGCTCCTGCACCTCGATCAACTGCAGGCGCTCATCGGCTACGGTGACCGCGTGGACCGCTTCGCGGTCGCCACGCGCGACAGTGCCGCGACCGACGGCGCCATGGCGCTGATCAACGACGCGGCATTCGGCTTCGAGGCCCACCGGTCGCGCGACATCGCGGTGGAGACGTCGCAGACGTTTCTCGTCGTCAGCCGTTTCCACCACGCGATCGGTGTGATCACGATCGTGGCGAGCGCCGTGTTCCTGCTCTGCATCATGCTGCTCAAGGTGGACGAACGGCGGCGCGACGTGGCGGCGCTGCGTCTCATGGGGATCTCGTCGGCGACGGTCCTCCAGTCGATCGTGCTCGAGGCCACGGCCGTCGCGGCGGTGGGGAGCGCCCTCGGCGTGGGGATCGGATGGGCGGCATCAGCGCTCGTGAACGAGCACTACCGCGGCGTGTACCGAACGCCCCTGGCGTTCGCGATCCTCACGCCAGGCGTGGTGGCGTTCTCGGTGGCGCTCTCGCTTGTTCTGGGCGTGCTGGCCGGATACTTCGCGGCGCGGCGGCTCACCCGCGTCCATCCCCTCGTCCTGTTCGGGCGGTGACCGCGTGCTACTGACGCTGGTCCGGGCTTCGCTGTCGCGCCGCCGCACCCGAACCGCGCTCGCCGTGGTGGGCGTGGCGGTGTCGGCGGCGTTGCTGCTCGACATGGTGATGCTGTCGAGCGGGATGCGCGAATCGTTCCGGTCGCTGCTCGAGGTGCGCGGGTTCCAACTGCGACTGGCCCCCAAGGGCACGCTGCCCTTCGACACCGAAGCGACGATCGACAGCGCCGGCGCCATCATGGCCCAACTCCGCGCCGATCCCGACATCGCGGTGGTGAGCCCAGTGCTCGGTGCCCAATTGCACGTGCTGGGAGAGAAGGACGATGTAGCGGCGGTGGCGATCGGCATCGATCCCGCGGTGGAGGGAGACTACGAACTTCGCGCTGGGCGGGACATCCGCGGTCCCGATGACATCGTGGTGAGCGACGCGCTGCTCGCCGCCGCCGGCGTGCGCGTGGGCGACACGCTGCGTGCAGCGGGGGGCTACGACGCACAACTCCGTGTGTCGACGCACGAACGGCGGTTGGCGGTCGTGGGCACGGCCCACTTCATCTATACTCCGGCCAATCCGAAGATCATGGCGATGCACTTGCAGACGTTGCGGGCGATGACCGGAGCCCAGCGCGATCCGGTGTCGCTGTTCATGCTCCGCCTGCGGCCGGGTGCCAATGCGGCAGCGGTGCAGCACTGGGTGGAGCGGGCCGTACCGCGTGTCACCGTGGTGTCGACGGCGGCCGCGCTTCAGCAGGTGGACGAACGGCTGAGCTACTTCCGGCAGTTGGCGTTCATCCTCGGGTCGGTGAGCCTCACGGTGGGGCTGCTGCTCGTGACGACGCTGGTCACCGTGTCCGTGAACGAGCGGTTGGGCGAGATCGCGGTGATGCGCGCGATCGGCGTGTCCAGGCGCTCGATCATTGCGCAGGTGGTGGTGGAAGGGGCGATGATCATGCTTGCCGGCTCGGCGCTCGGCCTCGGCCTGGGGCTCGTGACGGCGCACTATCTCAACGGCATCCTGTCACAGTTCCCGGGGCTGCCGGCGGCGATCGATTTCTTCCTGTTCCAGCCGCGCGACGCGTGGGTGTCGCTGGGGCTGCTGGCCGGGTGCGGGGTACTGGCGGGGATCTATCCCGCGTGGCGCGGCGCCTCGCTTCCCATCGCGGGTACGCTGCGCGAGGAGGCGGTGGCGTGAGCGGAGCGCCGCCCGTGCTGAGCGCGCGCGACCTGCGTCGCGACTACGCCATGGGCGAGTCGCCGGTTCACGCGCTGCAAGGAGTGTCGCTGGACGTGGCGGCGGGCGAGTACGTGGCCATTGTCGGCCCGTCGGGGTGCGGCAAATCCACGCTCCTCAACCTGCTCGGCGCCATCGACCGGCCTACACACGGCGCGGTGCGCATCCAGGGCAGTCCGGTGGAACACCTGTCCGATCGCGACGCGACGAGATTCCGGCTGCTCCACATCGGGTTCGTGTTCCAGCGGTTCTATCTCATGCCGGCGCTCACGGCGGCCGAGAACGTGGAGCTTCCGATGGCCGAGGCGGGACTCGGGCGCGCTAAGCGGCGGGCCCGGGCTGCCGAGTTGCTCTCGTACGTGGGGCTCGGGGCGCGCGCATCGCACCGGCCCATGCAGCTCTCGGGTGGCGAGCAGCAGCGGGTGGCGATCGCCCGCGCGCTGGCCAACGAGCCCGCGCTGCTCCTGTGCGACGAGCCGACCGGCGAACTCGATGCGCATACGGGCGCCGACATGATCGCGCTGTTCCAGCGCCTGAACGACGACGGCACGACGATCGTGGTCGTGACCCACGACGAGGATCTGGCCGCGGCCGCGCGGCGCGTGGTGCACATGAAGGACG includes the following:
- a CDS encoding CoA pyrophosphatase → MKPLEALLAHRDIARLARALAAHPGREVVPEGHVRYAATAATLRMGASEPELLLIRRAELERDPWSGHVAWPGGRMEPGDPDLMATAVRETLEETGIDLASEGRMLGTLDDIHPRTPALPPILVRPFVAVVAGEARLTPSREVAGHAWVPLPALLDETNWGTAPIAIRTLGVQVRPVFRFAGLQVWGMTEYMLRQLVTRYRETPGVDG
- a CDS encoding ABC transporter permease, producing the protein MLALLAPLLVFQTAMPAVASRAADVGATGGPRMIAIDERLAADEHLRVGDRLVVRATPTGVGDTVVVGAIVRRAADPSEVARGEYRVLLHLDQLQALIGYGDRVDRFAVATRDSAATDGAMALINDAAFGFEAHRSRDIAVETSQTFLVVSRFHHAIGVITIVASAVFLLCIMLLKVDERRRDVAALRLMGISSATVLQSIVLEATAVAAVGSALGVGIGWAASALVNEHYRGVYRTPLAFAILTPGVVAFSVALSLVLGVLAGYFAARRLTRVHPLVLFGR
- a CDS encoding FtsX-like permease family protein; this encodes MLLTLVRASLSRRRTRTALAVVGVAVSAALLLDMVMLSSGMRESFRSLLEVRGFQLRLAPKGTLPFDTEATIDSAGAIMAQLRADPDIAVVSPVLGAQLHVLGEKDDVAAVAIGIDPAVEGDYELRAGRDIRGPDDIVVSDALLAAAGVRVGDTLRAAGGYDAQLRVSTHERRLAVVGTAHFIYTPANPKIMAMHLQTLRAMTGAQRDPVSLFMLRLRPGANAAAVQHWVERAVPRVTVVSTAAALQQVDERLSYFRQLAFILGSVSLTVGLLLVTTLVTVSVNERLGEIAVMRAIGVSRRSIIAQVVVEGAMIMLAGSALGLGLGLVTAHYLNGILSQFPGLPAAIDFFLFQPRDAWVSLGLLAGCGVLAGIYPAWRGASLPIAGTLREEAVA
- a CDS encoding VOC family protein, translating into MSIPNDPGLSRIGQIAVTVHDLDRATAFYRDTLGMKLLFAVPNLAFFDAGGIRLMLGRPENAEQDHPGSILYFDVPDVRDAYQALKARGVQFVDEPHVVAPMPKGDLWMTFFKDLDHNTLAIMSELPRG
- a CDS encoding ABC transporter ATP-binding protein, which codes for MSGAPPVLSARDLRRDYAMGESPVHALQGVSLDVAAGEYVAIVGPSGCGKSTLLNLLGAIDRPTHGAVRIQGSPVEHLSDRDATRFRLLHIGFVFQRFYLMPALTAAENVELPMAEAGLGRAKRRARAAELLSYVGLGARASHRPMQLSGGEQQRVAIARALANEPALLLCDEPTGELDAHTGADMIALFQRLNDDGTTIVVVTHDEDLAAAARRVVHMKDGCVVSDTRTA
- a CDS encoding rhodanese-like domain-containing protein; this translates as MKTGQQLLDEVKGRISETSVASALDSYRRREHIVFLDVRDPNETSLGRIPGALVISRGNLESKVEALVPRGAMIVAYCANGNRSAFAAETMEVMGYRNVTSLREGFRGWVDAGGDVED